From a region of the Gordonia sp. PP30 genome:
- a CDS encoding F0F1 ATP synthase subunit B translates to MINTTGVLYLAATAGEGTEEQPNPLLPHWYDIIWSLVAFAVVLFVFWKFVVPMYQKVLDERRETIEGGIERAEAAQAEANASLVAYREQLAGAREEASAIRDEARQQGTQIISDMKAQATAESDRIIANGAAQLQAQRQQVVAELRNDVGRLSVDLAEKLVATDLSDATKQAGTVDRFLAELDDVADPAAK, encoded by the coding sequence ATGATCAACACCACTGGAGTCCTCTACCTCGCGGCCACGGCCGGCGAGGGCACTGAGGAGCAACCGAACCCGCTGCTTCCGCACTGGTACGACATCATCTGGTCGTTGGTCGCCTTCGCCGTCGTTCTGTTCGTCTTCTGGAAGTTCGTGGTACCGATGTACCAGAAGGTGCTCGACGAGCGTCGCGAGACCATCGAGGGCGGCATCGAGCGCGCCGAGGCCGCTCAGGCCGAGGCGAACGCGTCGCTGGTCGCCTACCGCGAACAGCTCGCGGGCGCTCGTGAAGAGGCGTCGGCGATCCGCGACGAGGCGCGCCAGCAGGGCACGCAGATCATCTCGGACATGAAGGCTCAGGCCACCGCCGAGAGCGACCGGATCATCGCCAACGGTGCCGCGCAGCTGCAGGCCCAGCGTCAGCAGGTCGTCGCCGAACTGCGCAACGACGTCGGTCGCCTGTCGGTCGACCTGGCCGAGAAGCTCGTCGCCACCGATCTGTCGGACGCCACCAAGCAGGCCGGCACGGTCGATCGCTTCCTCGCGGAGCTCGACGACGTCGCCGACCCGGCCGCGAAGTAA